One window of Caldisericum exile AZM16c01 genomic DNA carries:
- a CDS encoding ABC transporter permease gives MRKILAVAFKDIKIRFRDVRFIFTVLLLPLLLIFFISSTFSFSYEPFEVNIAVLIEDNDLGKIFLNDVFKGEELKDIIIIKNVSSVDEGKKLLDEGDVSAFVYIDKDFSRKVYENEDAKIYVYGNPNESIKPNFVKEVSEIFALNVMRYRAILNGLVGVLSNRINDKSQISYEALNSFFKELSDALSKERTDLLKLNTQLATTRSISSFEYYSVGIGVMYIMFATNMFSEAFFEEMRYNTLYRLLTAPISKIQIFAGKVLGVFLMGFIEMLLIILFSYFVYGVRWGNILNLLIVSIITVFTFSSLSLLLASLTKSESEISSIGPIVALVFGFLGGSMWPLFLFPDFLKKLSMIIPNRWAINVYISLLYGDSFTYISKSLVILTIFGCVFLLLSLVNFSRRDYV, from the coding sequence ATGAGGAAAATTCTTGCAGTTGCCTTTAAAGATATAAAAATTCGTTTTCGTGATGTTAGGTTTATTTTTACAGTTTTACTTTTACCATTGCTACTTATTTTCTTTATAAGTTCGACATTTTCGTTTAGTTATGAACCGTTTGAAGTGAATATTGCGGTATTAATTGAAGATAACGATCTTGGGAAAATATTTCTGAACGACGTCTTTAAGGGCGAAGAGTTAAAAGATATAATAATAATTAAAAATGTTAGCTCTGTAGATGAAGGAAAGAAACTTTTAGATGAAGGCGATGTTTCTGCATTTGTATATATTGATAAAGACTTTTCAAGAAAGGTATATGAAAATGAGGATGCAAAAATATACGTCTATGGAAACCCAAATGAGTCAATTAAACCCAATTTTGTAAAAGAGGTGAGTGAAATTTTTGCACTTAATGTAATGCGTTATAGAGCAATTTTGAATGGCCTTGTTGGGGTACTTTCAAATAGGATAAATGATAAATCACAAATAAGTTATGAAGCGTTAAATTCGTTTTTTAAAGAACTTTCGGATGCGTTATCAAAAGAAAGAACGGATCTTCTCAAACTAAACACACAACTTGCAACAACTAGGTCTATCTCTTCATTTGAGTATTATTCAGTTGGAATTGGTGTTATGTACATTATGTTTGCAACAAATATGTTTTCTGAAGCGTTCTTTGAGGAAATGCGCTATAACACACTTTACAGGCTTCTTACTGCACCTATAAGCAAGATTCAAATTTTTGCGGGGAAAGTGCTTGGCGTGTTTCTAATGGGGTTTATTGAAATGCTTCTTATTATTCTTTTTTCTTATTTTGTTTACGGAGTCCGTTGGGGAAACATTTTAAATCTGTTAATTGTTTCCATTATTACAGTTTTTACATTTTCGTCACTTTCGCTACTACTTGCCTCTTTAACAAAAAGTGAAAGTGAAATTTCTTCAATTGGTCCTATTGTTGCACTTGTGTTTGGTTTTTTAGGAGGGTCAATGTGGCCTTTATTTCTCTTTCCGGATTTCCTAAAGAAGTTATCAATGATTATTCCAAATAGATGGGCAATAAACGTATACATATCCCTTTTATATGGTGATAGTTTCACGTATATTTCAAAAAGTCTCGTTATTCTTACTATATTTGGTTGCGTTTTTCTTTTGCTTTCCTTAGTAAATTTTTCAAGGAGAGATTATGTTTAA
- a CDS encoding ABC transporter permease: MFKSVFAILKKNLYVSFKDNGFLLWLIVVPILWTFLLGIVQENSKNSFINIGVCSLDKSEYGQFLIEALTRESGVKLYTYSDEESLKRAVRSEDIELGLVFPYSLAEDLRAHKSVEIYAFTSLNSSSKLAESKFRKILTRLSIDVQATLAADSLVKELGIPEQNKVKLEKIAFVLSNTYLEEFPSVSVEYLNSSSKQIIPEGFVQTSPGFLSMFLMMDIFFASGYLIFEKEKGLFKRLLTFPISKVSIITGYFLYLFIVGFIQFLILSLFGQFVLSVDYFKNPLITFSFVIYIFCIASLSMVVFTFSRKTSEVSVYGIALSMVLSVLGGSWWPVEIMPPIMKVIARFTPQFYVLDSFNRLYFLNRGLYEVSKNLLVLFLVGIVSLLVSIILLVSKNSAK; encoded by the coding sequence ATGTTTAAAAGCGTTTTTGCGATATTGAAGAAAAACCTATACGTGAGTTTTAAAGACAACGGGTTTCTCCTATGGCTTATCGTTGTACCAATATTGTGGACTTTCCTTCTTGGGATTGTTCAGGAAAATTCTAAGAATTCTTTTATAAACATTGGCGTTTGTTCTCTTGATAAAAGCGAGTATGGGCAATTTTTGATTGAAGCACTTACAAGGGAAAGTGGTGTAAAACTTTACACATATAGCGATGAGGAGAGCCTAAAACGTGCCGTAAGGAGCGAAGATATTGAGTTAGGGCTTGTTTTTCCTTATAGTTTGGCGGAAGATCTAAGAGCCCATAAAAGTGTAGAAATTTATGCATTTACTTCTTTAAATTCCTCTTCAAAGTTGGCGGAGAGTAAATTTAGAAAGATCTTAACAAGGCTTTCAATTGATGTCCAGGCAACTTTGGCAGCAGATTCTCTTGTAAAAGAACTTGGAATTCCTGAGCAAAATAAAGTAAAACTTGAAAAAATTGCATTCGTTTTATCAAACACTTATCTTGAAGAATTCCCATCTGTATCCGTTGAGTACTTAAATTCATCTTCAAAACAAATTATTCCCGAAGGATTTGTCCAAACTTCTCCTGGGTTTCTATCGATGTTTCTTATGATGGATATTTTCTTCGCTTCAGGCTACCTTATATTTGAGAAAGAAAAAGGACTATTTAAAAGATTATTAACGTTTCCAATAAGTAAAGTATCAATAATTACTGGTTATTTCTTGTATCTTTTTATTGTAGGCTTTATTCAATTTTTAATACTCTCACTGTTTGGCCAGTTTGTTTTATCGGTTGATTATTTTAAAAATCCACTCATCACATTTTCTTTTGTTATATACATATTTTGTATTGCGTCATTATCGATGGTTGTCTTTACATTTTCAAGAAAGACAAGCGAAGTGTCTGTCTATGGAATTGCTCTTTCAATGGTTTTGAGTGTTCTTGGAGGAAGTTGGTGGCCTGTTGAAATAATGCCACCTATTATGAAAGTAATCGCAAGGTTTACACCCCAATTTTATGTACTTGATTCATTTAACCGTTTGTATTTT
- a CDS encoding ABC transporter ATP-binding protein has product MDIVEVKNISKSYGSILAVSKLSFSVKEGEIFGLLGPNGAGKTTTISILSTLIKPDEGDAFILSHSVVKEQGKVKKLIGVVPQDIALYPTLTVYENLSFFTDLYGVKNKKSAIEKVLDIVQLKERAKSRVDTLSTGMKRRLNIAVGLLPEPKVLILDEPTVGVDAQTRANILESIKELNKDSGITVIYTSHYMDEVEYLCNRIAIIDFGKLKALGTLQELKAIVSEKDVIELSLEEEVNNSTKEKILKIEGVKSVEVAQKSIKIVVNGTNVVLPELIKVISVTTKIRSISIKEPDLETVFLALTGRALRE; this is encoded by the coding sequence ATGGATATAGTTGAGGTAAAAAATATTTCAAAAAGTTACGGAAGTATTCTTGCAGTTTCTAAGTTGAGTTTTTCCGTTAAAGAGGGAGAAATCTTTGGCCTTTTAGGACCAAATGGTGCAGGAAAGACAACAACTATCTCGATATTATCAACACTTATTAAGCCAGATGAAGGCGATGCGTTTATACTTAGCCATTCTGTTGTAAAAGAACAAGGCAAAGTTAAGAAGTTAATTGGAGTTGTGCCTCAGGATATAGCACTATACCCAACCTTAACTGTCTATGAAAATCTTTCGTTTTTTACGGATTTATATGGCGTAAAAAACAAGAAAAGTGCAATCGAAAAAGTTTTGGATATCGTTCAACTTAAGGAGCGAGCAAAAAGTCGAGTGGATACTTTGTCAACAGGTATGAAAAGAAGACTTAATATTGCAGTTGGTCTTCTTCCAGAGCCAAAGGTTTTGATTTTGGATGAGCCAACTGTTGGCGTAGACGCACAAACGAGAGCAAACATTCTTGAATCAATAAAGGAACTAAATAAAGATTCAGGTATTACTGTTATCTATACAAGCCATTATATGGACGAAGTAGAGTATCTTTGCAATCGGATCGCTATTATTGATTTTGGTAAACTGAAAGCATTAGGAACACTTCAGGAACTTAAGGCGATTGTTTCCGAAAAGGATGTCATTGAACTTTCTTTGGAAGAAGAGGTGAATAACTCAACAAAAGAGAAAATTTTAAAGATCGAGGGCGTTAAAAGTGTTGAGGTGGCACAGAAAAGCATAAAAATTGTAGTAAACGGCACGAACGTTGTGCTTCCAGAACTCATAAAAGTTATTTCAGTTACTACAAAGATAAGATCAATCTCTATCAAAGAGCCAGACCTTGAAACAGTTTTCCTTGCACTGACTGGGAGAGCACTTAGGGAATGA